TGTTCGCCTACATCGCGGGGTCGCCCTTCGTCCTCCAGGACATCCACGGGATGTCGCCGCAGGGCTTCAGCGCGGTCTTCGCGGTGAACGCCGGCGGCCTGGTGGTCGCCGCCCAGGTCTGCGGCCGCATCGTGCACCGGACGGGCCCGCGGGTGCTGCTCGCCACCGGCCTGACCGGCTCCTGCGTGGGCGGCCTCGGCCTGCTGGTCACCGTGCTGGCCGGCGGCGGCCTGGTGCCGCTGCTGATCGCGCTGTTCGTGGTGGTCTCCAGCGTCGGCCTGGTGATGCCCACCGCAACCGCGCTGGCGCTCCAGGAGCACGGCGACTCGGCGGGCTCCGCGGCCGCCCTGCTCGGCCTGTCCCAGCACATCATCGGTGCCGCCGTGGTGCCGCTGGTGGGCCTCGCCGGCGAGGGCACCGCGGTGCCCATGGGCATCGTCATCGCGGTGCTCGGCTCCGGTGCGCTGCTCTGCTTCGCGGCGCTGACCCGCGGCGGCGGCGCGGCCGCCCCCGCGGACGCGTCCGGCACGGACTCCCGTGCCGAGCAGGCCGCGCACGCCTGATGACCCACCGGGCCGTCCCGCCGCGCCCCACGGGGCCCGCGGGACGGCCCGCTCCCCCTGCTCCCCCCTGTGCTCCACCCCTGCTCCACCCCTGCTCCACCCGCGGGACGTCGCGCCGCCTCCCGGGTGCCTGGCACGCCCCGTCGCACCGCATCCACGTCACGAGCCGGAGAACGCCATGCCGTACGGAACCCTGCCCTCGCCACTGGACGAACAGACGTGGCGGTCCATGCCCGCCGCGCAGCAGCCGGACTGGCCCGACCCCGCCGCCCTGGAGCGGGTCTGCGACGAACTGCGCAGTTACCCGCCGCTGGTGTTCGCCGGCGAGTGCGACAACCTGACCGCGCGCCTGGCCGCCGTCGCCCGCGGCGAGGCCTTCCTGCTCCAGGGCGGCGACTGCGCGGAGACCTTCGACGGGGTCTCCGCCGACCAGATCCGCTCCAAGCTGAAGACCATGCTGCAGATGGCCGCGGTGCTGACCTTCGGCGCCTCGGTGCCGGTGGTGAAGGTCGGCCGGATCGCCGGCCAGTACTCCAAGCCGCGTTCGCAGCCCACCGAGACCCGCGACGGCGTCACCCTGCCGACCTACCGCGGTGACTCGGTCAACGGCCTGGAGTTCACCGCCGGGGCCCGGTGCCCGACCCGCAGCGCCTGCTGCGGATGTACAACCACTCCGCGGCCACCCTGAACCTCGTCCGCGCCTTCATCACCGGCGGCTACGCCGATCTGCGCGAAGTGCACTCCTGGAACCAGGACTTCGTGCGCACCTCGCCCGCCGGCCAGCGCTACGAGCGGCTCGCCGAGGAGATCGACTGCGCGCTGTCCTTCATGCGCGCCTGCGGGGTCGACCCGACCGAGCTGCACCGCACCGAGTTCTACACCAGCCACGAGGCGCTGATCCTGGACTACGAGTGCGCGATGTCCCGGCTCGACAGCCGCACCACGCGCCGCTACGACACCTCCGGGCACATGATCTGGATCGGCGAGCGGACACGCCAACTCGACGGTGCTCACCTGGAGTTCGCCTCGAAGGTGAGCAACCCGGTCGGTGTGAAGCTGGGCCCGACCACCACCGCCGACGAGGCCCTCACGCTGATCGACCGGCTGGACCCCAAGCGGACCCCGGGCCGGCTCACCTTCATCACCCGGATGGGGGCGGAGCGGATCCGCGACCTGCTGCCGGCCCTGGTGGAGAAGGTCACCGCCGAGGGCGCCCGGGTCGCCTGGGTCTGCGACCCGATGCACGGCAACACCTTCACCGCCTCCACCGGCCACAAGACCCGCAGCTTCGACGCGGTCCTGGACGAGGTGGCCGGCTTCTTCGACGTGCACCGCGCGCTCGGCAGCCACCCCGGCGGGATCCACGTCGAGATCACCGGCGACGATGTCACCGAGTGCGTCGGCGGCGGCTTCGGCCTGGTCGCCGAGGACCTCCACCAGCGGTACGAGTCCGCCTGCGACCCGCGGCTGAACCGCAGCCAGTCCCTGGACCTCGCGTTCCTGGTCGCCGAGATGTACCGCGGTCGGGGCTCCGGCACCGGGACGAGCCAGGGCGCCGGGCCGGGCGTCGCGACCGTGCAGGCGGTGCGCTGATGCGTGCCGTCCGCGGCGCCGTCCAGGTCGACCGGGACGACCCAGCCGAAGTCCTGGAGGCGACCAGGCTGCTGCTGACCGAGGTCATGGCGGCGAACTCGCTCGTCCCCGACGACCTGGTCTCCATCCTGTTCACCGCCACGCCCGACCTGCGCAGCGGGTTCCCCGCCCGGGCCGCCCGCGAACTCGGTCTCACCGACGTGCCGTTGATGTGCGCGCAGGAACTCGACGTGGAGGGCGGCCTGCCCCGGACCGTCCGGGTACTGGTCACCGCGGAGACCCCGCTGACCCGGGCCGCGATCACCCACGTCTACCTCGGCGGCGCGCGGGCACTGCGGCCCGACCTGTCGGGCCGGCTGGCGGGCGCCCGATGATCCGTACCGCCGCGGTGGTCGGTGCTGGCCTGATCGGCACCTCGGTGGCGCTCGCGCTCAGCCGGCGCGGCGTCCTCGTCCACCTGATCGACACCGACCGGAACGCCGTCCGCACCGCCGTCGCGCTCGGCGGCGGGGTCGACCACCCACCCGAGCATCCGGTCGACATCGCCGTGATGGCCGTCCCGCCGAGCTCGGTGGGCCGGGTCCTGGCCGAACACCAGAACCGCCGGCTGGCGTACGCCTACACCGACGTCGCCAGCGTCAAGCGCGAGCCGGAGCAGGCGGTGCTGGTGGCCGCACCCGACCCGGGCAGCTTCGTCGGCGGCCACCCGATGGCCGGCGGCGAACGCTCCGGGCCGCTGGCCGCCTGCGCCAACCTCTTCGAGGGCCGCACCTGGGTGCTCACCACCTGCGAGCACACCACCCGGGAGACGCTCAACCGGGCGCTCGCCCTGGTCGCGCTCTGCGGCGCGGTGCCGGTGGTCATGGAGAGCACCGCGCACGACCGCGCGGTCGCCCTGGTCTCGCACGCCCCCCACGTGGTGGCCGCCCTGATGGCCGCCCGGCTGGAGCACGCGCCCGAGGAGGCGTCCCGGCTGGCCGGCCAGGGGGTGCGCGACATGACCCGGATCGCCGGCGGCGACCCGGGCCTGTGGGGCGACATCCTGGAGTCCAACGCGACGGCCGTCGCCGACGTGCTCGCCGACTTCGCGGAGGACCTGGCCGCCACGGTGCACGCGCTGCGCAGCCTCGCCGTGGCCGACGCGGCCCGCCGGGCCGAGGAGATGACCCGGGTGATCGACCTGCTCGGCCGCGGGAA
The Kitasatospora paranensis genome window above contains:
- the aroH gene encoding chorismate mutase, encoding MRAVRGAVQVDRDDPAEVLEATRLLLTEVMAANSLVPDDLVSILFTATPDLRSGFPARAARELGLTDVPLMCAQELDVEGGLPRTVRVLVTAETPLTRAAITHVYLGGARALRPDLSGRLAGAR
- a CDS encoding prephenate dehydrogenase, yielding MRTAAVVGAGLIGTSVALALSRRGVLVHLIDTDRNAVRTAVALGGGVDHPPEHPVDIAVMAVPPSSVGRVLAEHQNRRLAYAYTDVASVKREPEQAVLVAAPDPGSFVGGHPMAGGERSGPLAACANLFEGRTWVLTTCEHTTRETLNRALALVALCGAVPVVMESTAHDRAVALVSHAPHVVAALMAARLEHAPEEASRLAGQGVRDMTRIAGGDPGLWGDILESNATAVADVLADFAEDLAATVHALRSLAVADAARRAEEMTRVIDLLGRGNAGRARLPGKAGAVGGALVPVVIGDRPGELARLFAAVQETGVNVEDVSIDHSTGRPSGLVELVVAADKAGLLADRLLAASWTVQRVRPVYPSARPGPADPEWGQPARISVPG